The proteins below come from a single Cervus canadensis isolate Bull #8, Minnesota chromosome 2, ASM1932006v1, whole genome shotgun sequence genomic window:
- the LOC122428371 gene encoding olfactory receptor 12-like produces the protein MQPHRNGNLSEMPLQEFVLEGFEGGLQTQALLFTLFLALYMVAVLGNLTMIVLITLDARLHSPMYFFLKNLSFLDLCYSSLIAPKALANFLSSSKVITFAGCATQLFFFAMMGTTEAFLLAVMAYDRFVAICSPLRYPISMRPSVCARLVLGSYCGGCLNSILQTSFTFSLPFCSSNIDHFLCDLTPLLQLTCANTAINKLVMFCICGLIIVSTTLVVLVSYGYITMTILKMGLVAGRDKLFSTCGSHMTVVSLFYGTVFVIYAQPGAVESMEQGKVVSVFYTLVIPMLNPLIYSLRNKDVKDALQRLIQKHTAI, from the coding sequence ATGCAACCCCACAGAAATGGAAACCTCTCAGAGATGCCTCTGCAGGAGTTCGTGCTGGAGGGATTTGAGGGTGGTCTGCAGACCCAGGCCCTGCTCTTCACCCTGTTCCTGGCCCTCTACATGGTGGCCGTCCTGGGGAATCTCACCATGATTGTGCTCATCACCCTGGATGCCCGTCTGCACTCCccaatgtacttcttcctcaagAACCTCTCCTTCCTGGACTTGTGCTACTCATCTCTCATTGCCCCCAAAGCCCTGGCCAACTTCCTGTCCTCCTCCAAGGTCATTACCTTTGCAGGATGTGCCACCCAGTTATTCTTCTTCGCCATGATGGGCACCACTGAGGCATTCCTCTTGGCTGtaatggcctatgaccgcttcgTGGCCATCTGCAGCCCCCTGCGCTACCCCATCTCCATGCGCCCCTCTGTCTGTGCCCGCCTGGTGCTGGGCTCCTACTGCGGGGGCTGCCTCAACTCCATCCTACAGACCAGCTTCACATTCAGCCTCCCGTTCTGCAGCTCCAACATCGACCACTTCCTCTGTGATTTGACACCCTTGCTCCAGCTCACTTGTGCAAACACAGCCATCAACAAGCTTGTCATGTTTTGCATTTGTGGCCTCATCATAGTGAGCACAACCCTTGTGGTCCTCGTCTCCTATGGCTACATCACAATGACCATCCTGAAGATGGGTTTAGTAGCAGGGAGAGACAAGCTCTTCTCCACCTGTGGCTCCCACATGACAGTTGTGTCCCTCTTTTATGGGACTGTCTTTGTCATATATGCCCAGCCGGGAGCTGTGGAGTCCATGGAGCAGGGCAAGGTGGTCTCTGTCTTCTACACCCTGGTCATCCCGATGCTCAACCCCCTCATCTACAGTCTGAGAAACAAGGACGTGAAGGATGCCCTACAGAGACTGATCCAAAAGCACACAGCCATTTGA
- the LOC122428382 gene encoding olfactory receptor 12-like — MSPHRNGNLSEMPLQEFVLDGFVGGPLTQAMLFTLFLALYMVAILGNLTMIVLITLDARLHSPMYFFLKNLSFLDLCYSSVIAPKALVNFLSSSKVITFAGCATQFFFFSMMGTTETLLLAVMAYDRFVAVCSPLRYPISMRPLVCARLVLGSYFGGCLNSGVQTILTFSLPFCSSNHIDHFFCDVIPLLQLTCTSTAVNELVLFAVCGLIIMGTTLVVLISYGYITGTILRMRSGGGRHKLFSTCGSHMTAVSLFYGTLFVMYAQPGAVESMEQGKVVSVFYTLVIPMLNPLIYSLRNKDVKDALRRLWQKHTAK, encoded by the coding sequence ATGTCACCCCACAGAAATGGAAACCTCTCAGAGATGCCTCTGCAGGAATTTGTGCTGGATGGATTTGTGGGTGGCCCACTGACCCAGGCCATGCTCTTCACCCTGTTCCTGGCCCTGTACATGGTGGCCATCCTGGGGAACCTCACCATGATCGTGCTCATCACCCTGGATGCCCGTCTGCACTCCccaatgtacttcttcctcaagAACCTCTCCTTCCTGGACTTGTGCTACTCATCTGTCATCGCCCCCAAAGCCCTGGTCAACTTCCTGTCCTCCTCCAAGGTCATCACCTTTGCAGGATGTGCCACccagttcttcttcttctccatGATGGGCACCACTGAGACTCTCCTCTTGGccgtgatggcctatgaccgcttcgTGGCCGTCTGCAGCCCCCTGCGCTACCCCATCTCCATGCGCCCCTTGGTCTGTGCCCGCCTGGTGCTGGGCTCCTACTTCGGGGGCTGCCTCAACTCTGGGGTGCAGACGATCCTCACATTCAGCCTCCCGTTCTGCAGCTCCAACCACATCGaccacttcttctgtgatgtGATCCCCCTGCTCCAGCTCACTTGTACCAGCACGGCCGTCAATGAGCTGGTCTTGTTTGCCGTGTGTGGCCTCATCATCATGGGCACCACACTCGTGGTCCTCATCTCCTATGGCTACATCACAGGGACCATCCTGAGGATGCGCTCAGGAGGAGGGAGACACAAGCTCTTCTCCACCTGTGGCTCCCACATGACAGCCGTGTCCCTCTTTTACGGGACCCTTTTTGTCATGTATGCCCAGCCGGGAGCTGTGGAGTCCATGGAGCAGGGCAAGGTGGTCTCTGTCTTCTACACGCTGGTCATCCCGATGCTCAACCCCCTCATCTACAGTCTGAGAAACAAGGATGTGAAGGATGCCCTGCGGAGACTGTGGCAGAAACACACAGCCAAGTGA